A stretch of Streptococcus chenjunshii DNA encodes these proteins:
- the sufB gene encoding Fe-S cluster assembly protein SufB → MAETNEKIEPKPIDLGEYKFGFHDDVDPVYSTGKGLNERVIRELSAAKNEPEWMLEFRLKSLEIFNKMPMQDWGPDLSAIDFEDLIYYQKPSDKPARTWEEVPDKIKETFERIGIPEAERAYLAGASAQYESEVVYHNMKDEYDKLGIVFTDTDSALKEYPELFKQYFAKLVPPTDNKLAALNSAVWSGGTFIYVPKGVELEIPLQTYFRINNQNTGQFERTLIIVDEGASVHYVEGCTAPTYSTNSLHAAVVEIFALEGSYMRYTTIQNWSDNVYNLVTKRAKAARDATVEWIDGNLGAKTTMKYPAVILDGEGARGTMLSIAFANKGQHQDTGAKMIHNAPHTSSSIVSKSIAKGGGKVDYRGQVTFAKTSKKSVSHIECDTIIMDDISASDTIPFNEIHNSQVALEHEAKVSKISEEQLYYLMSRGLTESQATEMIVMGFVEPFTKELPMEYAVELNRLISYEMEGSVG, encoded by the coding sequence ATGGCAGAAACAAACGAAAAAATTGAGCCTAAACCAATTGATCTGGGAGAATATAAATTTGGTTTTCACGATGATGTTGACCCTGTCTATTCAACAGGTAAGGGATTGAATGAGCGGGTTATCCGTGAGCTGTCAGCTGCAAAAAATGAGCCGGAATGGATGCTGGAGTTCCGGCTTAAGTCTTTAGAGATTTTTAATAAGATGCCCATGCAGGACTGGGGGCCAGATTTATCAGCTATTGATTTTGAAGATTTGATATACTACCAAAAGCCTTCTGACAAGCCGGCCAGAACATGGGAAGAAGTGCCTGATAAAATCAAAGAAACCTTTGAGCGAATCGGTATTCCTGAGGCAGAACGCGCTTATTTAGCTGGAGCCTCCGCTCAGTATGAATCAGAAGTTGTTTATCATAATATGAAAGATGAATATGATAAACTGGGAATTGTGTTTACAGATACTGACTCTGCCCTTAAAGAATACCCTGAGCTTTTTAAACAGTATTTTGCTAAATTGGTACCGCCCACAGACAACAAATTGGCGGCTTTAAACTCAGCGGTCTGGTCAGGAGGGACCTTTATTTATGTTCCCAAAGGGGTGGAACTGGAAATTCCTCTGCAGACTTATTTCCGAATTAATAACCAAAATACTGGCCAGTTTGAGCGAACCCTAATTATTGTTGACGAAGGGGCCAGCGTACATTATGTCGAAGGCTGCACAGCTCCGACCTATTCTACAAACAGCCTTCATGCAGCAGTTGTTGAGATTTTCGCTCTTGAAGGCAGCTACATGCGCTATACAACCATTCAAAACTGGTCTGATAATGTCTATAATCTGGTAACAAAACGGGCAAAGGCAGCTAGAGATGCTACTGTGGAGTGGATTGACGGCAACTTGGGTGCCAAAACAACAATGAAATATCCGGCGGTTATTTTAGATGGGGAAGGTGCGCGCGGAACCATGCTTTCCATTGCTTTTGCAAATAAAGGACAGCATCAGGATACCGGAGCTAAGATGATTCACAATGCTCCACATACGTCTTCGTCAATTGTTTCTAAATCGATAGCTAAGGGAGGAGGAAAAGTAGATTATCGGGGGCAGGTCACTTTTGCTAAAACGTCCAAAAAGTCTGTCAGCCATATTGAATGTGATACGATTATTATGGATGACATTTCGGCATCGGATACCATTCCTTTCAATGAAATTCATAACTCTCAGGTCGCCCTTGAACATGAGGCCAAGGTTTCGAAAATTTCTGAAGAACAGCTCTACTATCTGATGAGTCGGGGGCTAACTGAAAGTCAGGCTACTGAGATGATTGTCATGGGATTTGTTGAGCCCTTTACAAAAGAGTTGCCAATGGAATATGCTGTTGAGCTGAATCGCTTAATCAGTTATGAAATGGAAGGTTCCGTAGGTTAG
- a CDS encoding ABC transporter permease, which yields MANKNEMFKLVGVGSASSQEKIEKPALSFIQDAWRRLKKNRLGVISMWFLLFLILFSMVSVIFVPQNEANKFNTKEVTVYRNLPPKISDSLPFWNGTITYAGNTESTDVYADQGVPEGTKFILGTDNLGRSIAKRIIVGVRISLLIAIAATFIDLIIGVTYGLISGYIGGRVDTVMQRIIEIISSIPNLVIVTMLGLLLGSGVMSIIISIAIVGWTAMARQVRNLTLSYREREFVLAARSLGESRPKISFKHILPNISGIIIVQIMMTVPNAIMYEAVLSAINLGVKPPTASLGSLITDAQENLQYYPYQVMLPSLALVFISLGFILLGDGLRDAFDPKSGDR from the coding sequence ATGGCAAATAAAAATGAAATGTTTAAACTTGTTGGGGTGGGCTCAGCCAGCTCTCAAGAAAAAATTGAAAAGCCAGCTCTTTCCTTTATACAGGACGCATGGCGGCGGCTGAAGAAAAACAGGCTGGGAGTTATCTCAATGTGGTTCCTGCTTTTTCTGATTCTGTTTTCAATGGTCTCTGTCATCTTTGTTCCTCAAAATGAGGCTAATAAATTTAATACTAAAGAAGTGACTGTATACCGTAACCTTCCGCCCAAAATAAGTGACAGTCTCCCTTTTTGGAATGGAACTATCACTTATGCCGGAAATACAGAATCGACAGATGTTTACGCTGATCAGGGAGTTCCTGAAGGAACTAAGTTTATTTTAGGGACTGACAATCTTGGACGAAGTATTGCTAAACGTATCATTGTCGGGGTCAGAATTTCTCTGCTTATCGCTATTGCGGCTACCTTTATTGACCTTATCATCGGAGTAACCTACGGCTTAATTTCCGGCTATATCGGAGGTCGGGTCGATACGGTGATGCAGCGGATTATTGAAATCATTTCTTCGATTCCCAACTTGGTCATTGTGACGATGCTGGGTCTGCTTCTTGGAAGCGGTGTAATGTCGATTATCATTTCGATTGCTATTGTCGGATGGACAGCGATGGCGCGTCAAGTCAGGAACTTGACTCTGTCTTACCGAGAACGTGAATTTGTTTTGGCCGCACGGTCTTTAGGAGAAAGCAGGCCTAAAATTTCTTTCAAGCATATTCTTCCTAATATTTCAGGAATTATTATTGTCCAGATTATGATGACTGTTCCTAACGCGATCATGTATGAAGCGGTGCTGTCAGCAATTAATTTAGGCGTCAAACCGCCGACAGCATCTCTGGGATCGCTGATTACCGATGCACAGGAAAATCTGCAGTATTATCCGTATCAGGTTATGCTTCCGTCTCTGGCTCTGGTCTTTATTTCGCTGGGCTTTATACTCTTAGGCGATGGGCTTCGTGATGCTTTTGACCCTAAATCAGGCGATCGTTAG
- the sufU gene encoding Fe-S cluster assembly sulfur transfer protein SufU, producing the protein MALSSLNSLYMAVVADHSKNPHHHGVLENAEHVQLNNPTCGDVISLSVRFDGDYISDIAFAGDGCTISTASASMMTDAVLGKTCSEVLALADVFSKMVQGEKSADQEKLGDAEFLAGVSKFPQRIKCATLAWNAIKMAIESQKANKK; encoded by the coding sequence ATGGCACTTTCTAGTTTAAATAGCCTTTATATGGCCGTGGTGGCGGATCATTCTAAAAATCCTCACCACCATGGTGTTTTAGAGAATGCAGAGCATGTCCAGCTTAACAATCCAACTTGCGGTGATGTGATTTCGCTGTCCGTTCGGTTTGATGGTGATTATATTTCTGATATTGCCTTTGCCGGGGACGGCTGTACCATTTCAACGGCATCAGCCAGCATGATGACTGATGCTGTTCTTGGAAAGACATGTTCAGAAGTTTTAGCGCTGGCAGATGTTTTTTCAAAAATGGTACAGGGCGAAAAGAGCGCAGATCAGGAAAAGCTGGGGGATGCTGAATTTTTAGCCGGTGTTTCTAAATTTCCGCAGCGGATTAAATGTGCAACATTAGCCTGGAATGCAATCAAAATGGCGATCGAATCACAGAAAGCAAATAAGAAATAG
- a CDS encoding DUF6612 family protein encodes MKRKFYYGFVCLLAFLCLAACRTTTNSQTAKTSSSTQKELTVEQLLKKVRKANKNNQMTSVALDMSVDIKSNSGSSHQDFSAQSQYNNGDLIGVNLKIEDENNGTVSYEEDIITQTDGNKFDYYQRTSEDNQWTSGKLDTVDLDPDYFSFLDIIYNMADDLTIEEEDDAYVLNLRSQNIDIISLFSDELNLTLTGVEQTEVDKDFEISFDKKTFYLTGFDLSLNYSGSKGKLVMDVDGSYSDWNKVSDSVFNAPTTDNI; translated from the coding sequence ATGAAAAGAAAGTTTTATTATGGTTTTGTCTGTTTGCTTGCTTTTCTCTGTTTAGCTGCTTGCCGAACAACGACCAATAGCCAAACAGCCAAAACATCATCAAGCACCCAAAAAGAATTAACAGTTGAACAGCTGCTGAAGAAGGTCAGGAAAGCGAACAAAAATAATCAAATGACCTCCGTAGCCTTGGATATGTCAGTGGATATAAAATCGAATTCTGGCAGCAGCCATCAAGATTTTTCGGCTCAGTCACAATACAACAACGGTGATTTAATCGGTGTAAACTTAAAGATTGAAGACGAAAACAACGGCACCGTTTCCTACGAAGAGGACATTATCACTCAAACAGATGGGAATAAATTCGACTATTACCAGCGAACGTCTGAAGACAATCAGTGGACCAGCGGAAAATTGGATACAGTTGACTTGGATCCTGATTATTTTTCTTTTTTAGATATTATTTATAATATGGCTGATGACCTGACAATTGAAGAGGAGGATGACGCTTATGTTCTGAACCTGCGCAGTCAAAACATTGATATCATCTCTCTTTTTAGCGATGAGCTGAATCTCACTTTGACAGGTGTGGAACAGACAGAAGTTGACAAGGATTTTGAAATCAGTTTTGATAAAAAAACATTCTATTTAACAGGTTTTGATTTGAGCTTAAACTACAGCGGAAGCAAAGGGAAACTGGTGATGGATGTTGACGGCAGCTATTCTGACTGGAATAAAGTCAGCGATTCCGTTTTTAATGCGCCAACAACAGACAATATTTGA
- the pbp3 gene encoding D-alanyl-D-alanine carboxypeptidase PBP3, which translates to MKKLLGFIFILLSLWGGAVRADDFEAEAEHALAVEVSTGKILYEKDAATPDGIASMTKILTVYLVYKEIDQGHLSWDSKVPISDYAYDLTANSDASNVPMEDREYTVEQLVNAALIASANSAAIALAEHIAGSETAFVDMMQAQLQEWGIYDASLVNASGLNNSYLGEHIYPDSDANAENQMSALDIAIIARHLITEYPDVLNITQKTSAVFAGTAINTYNYMLPDMPYAREGVDGLKTGTTEAAGPCFVATSTENGMRIISVVMNAEAGEGNDYARFEVTNNILNYVQDNFELTTLLAAGESYRDSEGVVLDGKAKTVAAVAKSDLKVVQKKSADQAGSLSLDINTSTAPVRKGQTIGTATFSDGNIIGSGYLQAPPNIELVTKNEVERSFFLKVWWNHFVNYVNEKL; encoded by the coding sequence ATGAAAAAACTACTGGGGTTTATTTTTATACTGCTGAGTCTTTGGGGAGGAGCCGTAAGAGCTGATGATTTTGAGGCCGAAGCCGAGCACGCCTTAGCTGTTGAGGTGTCCACAGGAAAAATCCTCTATGAAAAAGATGCGGCAACACCTGACGGTATTGCCTCTATGACAAAGATTTTAACAGTTTATCTAGTTTATAAAGAGATCGATCAGGGGCATCTCAGCTGGGACAGTAAGGTCCCTATATCCGACTATGCCTATGACCTAACAGCCAATTCCGATGCCAGCAATGTCCCCATGGAAGACAGGGAATATACCGTCGAACAGCTGGTTAACGCAGCCTTAATCGCCAGCGCTAACAGCGCAGCCATTGCCTTAGCTGAGCACATTGCCGGTTCTGAAACGGCCTTTGTTGATATGATGCAGGCCCAGCTGCAGGAATGGGGCATCTATGACGCCAGTCTGGTCAACGCTTCCGGCCTCAATAATAGTTATCTCGGGGAACATATTTATCCGGACTCAGATGCGAATGCTGAAAATCAAATGAGTGCTTTAGATATTGCGATTATTGCCCGCCATTTGATTACCGAGTATCCGGATGTCCTCAATATTACTCAGAAAACCAGTGCTGTATTTGCCGGCACCGCTATAAATACTTATAATTATATGCTGCCTGATATGCCTTATGCCCGAGAAGGGGTCGATGGACTTAAGACAGGAACAACAGAAGCAGCTGGCCCCTGTTTCGTTGCTACGTCAACGGAAAACGGGATGCGGATAATTTCGGTCGTAATGAATGCCGAAGCCGGTGAGGGAAATGATTATGCCCGCTTTGAAGTCACCAATAATATCTTAAACTATGTTCAAGATAATTTTGAACTGACGACACTTCTCGCTGCTGGAGAAAGTTATAGGGACAGCGAGGGAGTCGTTCTTGATGGCAAGGCAAAAACGGTGGCTGCAGTTGCTAAATCAGACTTAAAAGTTGTCCAAAAAAAATCCGCCGATCAAGCTGGCAGTTTATCTCTAGATATCAACACATCTACTGCCCCAGTTCGTAAAGGGCAGACTATAGGAACGGCCACCTTCTCAGATGGCAATATCATAGGCAGCGGATATCTTCAGGCACCGCCGAATATCGAACTGGTGACTAAAAACGAAGTGGAGCGCAGTTTCTTCTTAAAGGTTTGGTGGAACCATTTTGTCAACTATGTCAACGAAAAGCTCTAG
- a CDS encoding cysteine desulfurase, whose product MFDANDIRQDFTILNQTVNDEPLVYLDNAATTQKPQQVLASLQQYYQHDNANVHRGVHTLAERATARYEASREKLRRFINAASVKEVLFTRGTTTGLNWVADFAQGVLQADDEVLISVMEHHSNLIPWQEACRKSGAKLKYVYLKDNALDLEGLKQQVNAKTKFVSIAHVSNVLGCVNPIKEIAHLVHKYDAYLVVDGAQSAPHIPIDVQDLDCDFFAFSGHKMLGPTGIGVLYGKASVLKDMPPVEFGGEMIDFVYEQTASWKELPWKFEAGTPNVAGAIALGAAADYLETLGMDAVRAHEEDLAAYLLPQLQAIDGLELYGPQKADRHLGVFSFNLSGLHPHDVATALDYEGVAVRAGHHCAQPLLRHLGIQSAVRASLYIYNTKEDCDRLISAILKAKEFFHGTF is encoded by the coding sequence ATGTTTGATGCGAATGATATCCGTCAGGATTTTACAATTTTAAATCAGACGGTCAATGACGAACCGCTGGTTTATCTGGATAATGCTGCGACGACACAAAAGCCCCAGCAGGTTTTAGCAAGTCTGCAGCAATACTACCAGCATGATAATGCTAATGTTCATCGCGGGGTTCACACTCTTGCGGAAAGAGCAACTGCCCGTTACGAAGCCAGTCGGGAAAAACTGCGGCGTTTTATCAATGCTGCCTCTGTCAAAGAAGTTCTTTTTACCAGAGGAACAACAACTGGTTTGAATTGGGTGGCTGATTTTGCACAGGGCGTGCTTCAAGCAGACGATGAGGTCCTTATTTCTGTCATGGAACACCATTCTAACCTTATTCCTTGGCAGGAAGCCTGTCGTAAAAGTGGCGCCAAGCTTAAATATGTGTACCTGAAAGATAATGCACTTGATTTAGAAGGTTTAAAGCAGCAGGTCAATGCCAAAACAAAGTTTGTCAGTATAGCGCATGTTTCAAACGTTCTGGGTTGTGTCAATCCTATTAAAGAAATTGCCCATCTGGTTCATAAATATGATGCTTATCTGGTTGTTGACGGTGCTCAGTCTGCACCTCATATTCCGATTGATGTTCAGGATTTGGACTGTGATTTTTTTGCTTTTTCCGGACATAAGATGCTGGGGCCGACCGGAATAGGTGTTTTATATGGGAAAGCATCTGTCTTAAAGGACATGCCTCCTGTGGAATTTGGCGGTGAGATGATTGATTTCGTCTATGAGCAGACAGCAAGCTGGAAGGAGCTGCCCTGGAAATTTGAGGCAGGGACGCCTAATGTTGCTGGTGCTATCGCTCTTGGAGCCGCAGCGGACTATTTAGAAACTTTGGGAATGGATGCTGTTCGTGCTCATGAAGAAGATTTAGCAGCTTATCTGTTGCCGCAGCTTCAGGCAATTGATGGCTTAGAGCTTTACGGGCCGCAGAAAGCTGACAGGCATTTGGGGGTGTTTTCGTTCAATCTTTCAGGACTGCATCCGCATGATGTTGCAACAGCGCTCGATTATGAGGGCGTTGCTGTCCGTGCAGGCCATCATTGTGCCCAGCCCTTGCTGCGGCATTTGGGGATCCAGTCGGCCGTTCGTGCCAGCCTGTATATTTACAATACAAAAGAAGACTGCGACCGTTTGATCTCTGCCATTCTTAAAGCAAAGGAGTTCTTCCATGGCACTTTCTAG
- a CDS encoding ABC transporter permease encodes MAKYILKRVAILLVTLWVVVTLSFFLMQILPGTPYNNPKLTDEMVALMNKQYGLDKPIWQQYLKYLFDVLHGDFGTSYQSINQPVSRLIAQRLGVSVHLGVQALIIGLLAGLFVGAASARNKNNWLDNTLSIISTLGISVPAFIIGLILLDYFGFKWGLFPLAGWGTFAQTILPSLALAIPVMAQVTRFFRSQMIETLNSDYIQLARAKGLTERQVVNKHAYRNSMIPVLTLVGPLAANLLTGSALIEQIFSIPGIGQQFVTSIPTKDYPVIMGTTIVYAVMLMAAILITDIITSIVDPRVRLQ; translated from the coding sequence ATGGCTAAATATATTCTTAAGCGTGTTGCGATTCTTCTTGTGACACTCTGGGTTGTTGTGACCCTTTCGTTTTTCCTCATGCAGATACTGCCTGGGACCCCTTACAACAATCCTAAACTGACAGATGAAATGGTTGCTTTGATGAATAAGCAGTACGGACTGGATAAACCCATCTGGCAGCAGTATCTGAAGTATCTTTTTGATGTTCTGCATGGTGATTTTGGAACCAGCTACCAATCCATCAATCAGCCCGTCTCCCGTTTGATTGCTCAGCGGCTGGGAGTCTCTGTTCACCTTGGTGTACAAGCCTTAATTATCGGTTTGTTGGCAGGGCTTTTTGTCGGTGCTGCTTCAGCGCGCAATAAAAATAACTGGCTGGATAATACACTGAGTATTATTTCAACCTTGGGAATTTCGGTCCCTGCTTTTATTATTGGTCTGATCCTTTTGGACTATTTCGGCTTTAAATGGGGACTCTTTCCTCTGGCCGGCTGGGGCACTTTTGCGCAGACTATTCTGCCTTCACTGGCTTTGGCAATTCCGGTTATGGCTCAGGTCACCCGCTTTTTTAGAAGCCAGATGATCGAAACGCTGAATTCTGACTATATTCAGCTGGCCAGAGCTAAAGGTCTGACTGAACGGCAGGTTGTCAATAAACACGCTTATCGAAATTCGATGATTCCGGTTCTGACTTTGGTTGGTCCTTTGGCTGCTAATCTGCTGACAGGTTCTGCTTTGATTGAACAGATTTTTTCAATTCCCGGCATCGGCCAGCAGTTTGTTACCTCAATCCCTACTAAGGATTATCCGGTTATTATGGGGACAACAATTGTGTATGCTGTAATGCTGATGGCCGCAATTTTGATTACCGATATTATCACAAGTATTGTCGACCCTCGTGTGCGCTTGCAGTAA
- a CDS encoding peptide ABC transporter substrate-binding protein, protein MALNTRLWKRISLGATALVSAAVLAACGSNTQSSTEINWYTPIEISTLDISKVTDTYSSIAIGNSGGNLLRINEDGEAVPDLAKKVDVSDDGLTYTATLRDDLKWSDGSELTAEDFVYSWQRIVDPKTASEYAYLAVEAHLLNADKINDGTTTNLDELGVKADGNKVIFTLTDPAPQFIYYLSFVNFMPQSKDFVEKAGDDYATTSEDSLYSGPYTVEDWNGTSGTFTLVKNEEYWDADNVKTEKINVQTIKKPDTAVQMYKNGELDLANISATSAIYNANKSNKDVVDVPEAVTSYMVYNQTGSIPALTNTKVRQALNLATDREGIVEAATDTGSSAATALVPTDLAKLSDDTDLAEYVSPGYQYDADEAAKLFKEGLAEVGTDSLTLTITADSDNPVAKAAADYIKQTWEEALPGLTVEEKFVTFKQRLDDTKNQNFEVALVLWGGDYPEGSTFYGLFTTDAPYNYGKFSNSDYDEAYNKAITTDALDPDAAAADYKAAEKALYDNALYNPIYFRKTEALQNPDIKGLVRNSTGLSVDFTYAYKDTK, encoded by the coding sequence ATGGCCTTAAACACTCGCTTATGGAAACGCATTAGTCTTGGAGCGACTGCTCTTGTTTCCGCTGCTGTTTTAGCAGCTTGCGGCAGCAACACTCAATCAAGTACCGAAATTAATTGGTACACTCCTATTGAAATTTCCACTTTGGATATTTCAAAAGTAACTGACACCTATTCTTCAATTGCTATCGGCAATTCCGGCGGAAATCTTCTTCGTATTAATGAAGATGGGGAAGCGGTTCCTGATTTAGCGAAAAAGGTTGATGTCTCCGATGACGGCCTGACCTATACAGCAACTTTGCGCGACGATTTGAAATGGTCTGACGGCAGTGAACTGACAGCTGAAGATTTTGTTTACTCCTGGCAGCGGATTGTTGATCCGAAAACAGCTTCAGAGTATGCTTATTTAGCTGTAGAAGCTCACCTCCTTAATGCGGACAAGATCAATGATGGGACAACTACAAACCTCGATGAACTGGGAGTTAAGGCAGACGGCAATAAGGTTATCTTTACGCTGACAGATCCTGCACCGCAGTTTATCTATTATCTGTCTTTCGTCAATTTTATGCCGCAGAGCAAAGACTTTGTTGAAAAAGCCGGAGATGACTATGCGACAACGTCGGAGGATTCACTTTACTCAGGCCCTTATACGGTTGAAGATTGGAATGGTACGAGCGGTACCTTTACTCTTGTTAAAAACGAAGAATACTGGGATGCTGATAATGTTAAAACAGAAAAGATCAATGTTCAGACCATCAAAAAACCGGATACAGCAGTGCAGATGTATAAAAACGGTGAGCTTGATCTAGCTAACATTTCTGCCACTTCAGCGATTTACAATGCCAATAAAAGCAATAAAGACGTTGTAGATGTTCCGGAAGCTGTGACTTCCTATATGGTCTATAATCAGACAGGTTCAATTCCGGCACTGACTAATACCAAGGTGCGTCAAGCGCTCAACTTAGCGACCGACCGTGAAGGGATTGTTGAAGCGGCAACTGATACAGGTTCTTCAGCTGCAACGGCTCTGGTGCCGACAGATCTTGCTAAGTTATCTGATGATACTGATTTGGCTGAATATGTTTCCCCAGGTTATCAGTATGATGCGGATGAAGCAGCGAAACTCTTCAAAGAAGGTTTAGCTGAAGTTGGGACGGATTCTTTGACGCTGACAATCACTGCTGATTCAGATAACCCTGTAGCTAAGGCAGCTGCTGATTATATCAAACAAACATGGGAAGAAGCTCTTCCGGGGCTGACAGTTGAAGAAAAATTTGTGACCTTTAAACAGCGTCTGGACGATACTAAGAACCAGAATTTTGAGGTTGCTTTAGTGCTTTGGGGCGGTGATTATCCTGAAGGTTCTACCTTCTACGGCTTGTTTACAACAGATGCCCCTTATAATTATGGGAAGTTCTCAAACAGTGATTATGATGAAGCTTATAATAAGGCTATCACAACAGATGCTTTAGATCCTGATGCGGCTGCGGCTGACTATAAAGCGGCTGAAAAGGCACTTTATGACAATGCTTTGTATAATCCTATTTACTTCCGCAAGACAGAAGCTCTGCAAAACCCTGATATTAAAGGTCTTGTACGTAATTCTACAGGCTTGAGCGTTGACTTCACTTATGCCTACAAAGATACCAAATAA
- a CDS encoding ABC transporter ATP-binding protein has product MSKETILQVKNLHVDFHTYAGEVKAIRDVNFELKQGETLAIVGESGSGKSVTTRTLIGLSAANAKMTGDIDFKGTKLHELKEEDWVKIRGNEIAMIFQDPMTSLDPTMKIGKQIAEPMLLHEKISKQEAMDRALELMKNVGIPNAEEHINDYPHQWSGGMRQRAVIAIALAANPDILIADEPTTALDVTIQAQILNLMKQIQKERNSSIIFITHDLGVVAGMADRVAVMYAGKIIEYGTVDEVFYNPQHPYTWGLLNSMPTTDTEAGSLQSIPGTPPDLLNPPQGDAFAPRNAFALDIDHEQEPPMFRVSDSHYAATWLLDERAPQIKVPATIEKRWQKWKKLKGEKFSD; this is encoded by the coding sequence ATGAGTAAAGAAACAATTTTACAAGTCAAAAACCTCCATGTAGATTTTCATACTTATGCAGGGGAAGTTAAAGCCATCCGCGATGTTAATTTTGAGCTTAAACAGGGGGAAACGCTTGCCATAGTCGGTGAATCAGGAAGCGGGAAGTCGGTCACAACCCGCACCCTTATCGGTTTATCTGCAGCTAATGCTAAAATGACCGGCGATATTGACTTTAAAGGAACTAAGCTGCATGAGCTGAAAGAGGAAGACTGGGTGAAAATCCGTGGAAATGAAATCGCGATGATTTTTCAAGATCCGATGACCAGCCTTGACCCGACAATGAAAATCGGAAAGCAGATTGCTGAGCCGATGCTGCTTCATGAAAAAATTTCCAAGCAGGAAGCCATGGACAGAGCGCTTGAATTGATGAAAAATGTTGGTATTCCCAACGCTGAAGAGCATATCAATGATTACCCTCATCAATGGTCAGGAGGGATGCGTCAGCGGGCTGTTATCGCTATCGCATTGGCAGCTAATCCTGATATTCTTATTGCCGATGAACCGACCACAGCACTAGATGTGACCATCCAAGCTCAAATTCTTAATCTGATGAAGCAGATTCAAAAAGAGCGTAACTCTTCAATTATTTTTATCACACATGACCTTGGAGTGGTTGCCGGAATGGCTGACCGTGTGGCTGTCATGTATGCAGGTAAAATTATTGAATATGGAACTGTTGATGAAGTGTTTTACAACCCGCAGCATCCTTATACTTGGGGATTGCTCAATTCAATGCCGACAACCGATACGGAAGCCGGCAGCCTTCAGTCTATTCCGGGGACACCGCCGGATCTGCTGAATCCCCCTCAAGGAGATGCCTTTGCTCCGCGGAATGCGTTCGCCTTAGATATTGATCATGAACAAGAACCGCCAATGTTCAGAGTTTCTGACTCACATTATGCGGCAACTTGGCTGCTGGATGAACGAGCTCCCCAAATAAAGGTACCTGCTACCATTGAAAAACGTTGGCAAAAGTGGAAAAAACTGAAAGGGGAGAAGTTCAGTGACTGA